Proteins co-encoded in one Quercus robur chromosome 8, dhQueRobu3.1, whole genome shotgun sequence genomic window:
- the LOC126695101 gene encoding uncharacterized protein LOC126695101: protein MNMFSRSLSVAKTHLGQAHTNLNMESDKIVNSEEFSMRDIDRNLLEWNKWNIPIERTDKIYRQTTFSKLSFLTDYTIKTVERTYSLFNEYETIQLFSVDSIDRHRQKYAFLHVGLVQVAVKPLTREALNASVLLCLRDDRHLRFDDSLLGMMETSLHKGPVYFNCYPNFALSLSDRNIMDALTLNVKTNGYYMKEGSEPLAIIYRIYYKLMKTTLDPESIVDPSPKGQTLLLQASTRNTRLRVPQQIQWKDITLPERWQLETIAPTPKIENTEPDFIAQNIDGTVIISFNNNDRHTDSLIRPSSSTGRKTPMMFTPRSSFSSRTPFSDSRPLPPHNLPPVIHLPPINTKKTPIQTEPAYYPTDTTQPTPNVHQPLYQPQPQPDSPTHTDILGFTDDRQINVLSKEFVLDEELLKYD from the coding sequence atgaatatgtttagtcgCTCATTATCTGTTGCTAAGACACACTTAGGTCAGGCACACACTAATCTGAACATGGAAAGTGATAAGATAGTTAATTCTGAAGAATTTAGCATGAGAGATATAGACAGAAATTTGTTAGAATGGAATAAATGGAATATACCAATTGAAAGAACTGATAAAATCTACAGACAGACTACTTTTTCTAAATTATCTTTTTTGACAGATTACACCATAAAAACTGTTGAAAGAACTTACTCTTTATTTaatgaatatgaaacaattcAGTTATTCTCAGTAGATTCAATTGACAGACATAGACAGAAATATGCATTTTTACATGTTGGTTTAGTTCAAGTAGCTGTTAAACCATTAACAAGAGAAGCTTTAAATGCAAGTGTTTTACTTTGCTTAAGAGATGACAGACATTTAAGATTTGATGACTCACTTCTTGGAATGATGGAAACAAGTTTACATAAAGGACCagtatattttaattgttatcctAACTTTGCTTTAAGCCTTTCTGACAGAAATATTATGGATGCCTTAACTTTAAATGTAAAAACAAATGGTTATTACATGAAAGAAGGCTCAGAACCTTTAGCTATTATTTATAGGATTTATTATAAACTAATGAAAACCACTTTAGACCCTGAATCCATAGTTGACCCTTCCCCTAAAGGACAGACTCTCCTTTTGCAAGCCTCAACCCGGAATACTAGATTGCGGGTACCTCAACAAATACAGTGGAAAGATATAACCCTTCCTGAAAGATGGCAACTTGAAACTATTGCCCCCacaccaaaaatagaaaacactGAACCAGACTTCATAGCCCAAAATATAGATGGTAcagttattatttcttttaacaATAATGACAGACATACTGATAGTCTCATAAGACCTAGTAGTTCTACAGGCAGAAAGACCCCAATGATGTTTACCCCTAGAAGCTCCTTTTCCTCTAGGACACCTTTCTCTGATTCCAGACCTTTACCTCCTCACAATCTTCCTCCAGTTATACACCTTCCCCCTATAAATACTAAGAAAACCCCTATTCAGACAGAGCCAGCTTATTATCCGACAGATACCACACAACCTACCCCTAATGTTCACCAACCTCTTTATCAACCCCAACCTCAGCCTGATTCTCCTACCCACACAGATATATTAGGATTTACAGATGATAGACAAATTAATGTGTTATCTAAAGAATTTGTTTTAGATGAAGAACTACTAAAATATGATTAA